The Solea senegalensis isolate Sse05_10M linkage group LG11, IFAPA_SoseM_1, whole genome shotgun sequence genomic interval gttttctcagcCTTGACTATAATGATCCTTACATAAAAGCTGAGATTGCACTGTCAAATATCCattgacaacaacaaaatgaattcTGGGACAAACAGTGCTTTTTCCTCCTTTGACAACATGAAAGAATTATAGTCATCACACATACATGGCAACATTTATGCAAGTGGACAGACAAAAACtgtgaacaacaacacaattgcACTTTCAAACCAGCAAATCAGCAGTGAGGTAACCTGAGGTGGTAGGTCTGACCTAGTTTACAGAAATGACTTATTTGATCACAAAAGCTCTTAAAAGAAGGGAAAATGGTTGTTAACGAAAAAACACAGGTGGATCTGTGCATAAGTCTGTAAcaattctggaaaaaaacacaagtaaacagACATACTCACCTTTAGTGTCTGCCGTAAAGTCAAAGAGAGCATGTCTGTGACAGCAGACGAGTGGGGAAACAGAACACTTTCAAGGTACAAAGGTGAAACTAAATAGGAGCCAAGGACTTTTGGACTTTGTGGCACTGATTAAGGATATATGGTTCATGTCTTTGAAGGGGAAATATCTTATCATTCATTAATACTGAGTAACAAACAAGATTCATTGTCAGTCCTGATAATTCAGATAATTCTGTCTGGCACAACTCAGATGTcgattttgttttattagtaaGCCAAGAAAGcactttgtttttccaaataacATCTTTACAACTTAGTGTCCATTAATTCATATCGAGAAAACAAAATTTATAAAACACTGCACAACATATAGAGCTTTAGGTGGGTGTGTAGTTTCAGACAACACAAAGATCACATGTTCAAACTCATGTTATGGTTATTAACACATCAGGGTCTACTGTAATGATCTAATGACTTGTCTGAAACACATGGCACAAGTGTCTTTAGTAGTAATTTTGCTTGGCggggaaaaaaaggttgtaTATCAGGCACAGAGTTCAAAATGTTTGTACTTTGTTCCTTAATTAATCATGTTTACTTCAGCAGCAATCCATTTTAAGCAACCAATCAAGGAAAAGTCAAGTTTTCTTGCATCTTGATCGATCACCATGACACGGCTGGATttgaaaaaaaggttgtttcactgagcacaaaaacagaagaatgcTCCAATAATGCACCTGACTATACctcattttaagtgtttttgctGTTTAAACGACACCGATGGGGAAATGACAGCTGCATCAGTGTGAAATGAGTAAAGGTACCACTTAGTTACTATTGGTACCCCGTTGTGTCTGGTGTAATACATTGGCCCCATGTATTTGTTCAAGCACCCTCActaatattttgaaaatgtgtttgaatggcAAAGGAAGAGTCGGTCAGGTGTATGATGAGTCAGTGTTTGATGTCTGATGTTCAGCTCTGCAGAATCGTTCATCcaaagtgctgctgctgattctgctCCATCTGAAAGTTGTGGTCTGGACAGATTTTCTGCACCAGCCTGTAATCAGTGCCGGTGAATGCGATGAAGATGCATATGACTTTGAAGGGTTTAGCACAGATCCAGGCCGCCTGAGACTGGGTGTTTTCAGAGTAGCAGGTCTCTCCAGGGTTGTACAGGCACGGTTTGGTCTTCTTGGAACGATTGGTTCTCTGGTATTCGATTCGGCAGTTTAATTCGGTCACCATCATcgtgtcctgctgctgcttctgctggtCAGGTGGGGTGGAGCTGGTGGAGTGAGGGGGACTCTGAAAGTGAGGCAGCACATGTGGAACCAGGACTGAGGTTTTGGTGTGAACACTCTGAGCTGCAGGATGCAGAACTTCCCATGCAACAGCTTTGGAGGGCGGGACGATGCTGACGGATATGTTCCCCAAACGGGAAGAGTTGTGCCTGAAGTAGACGCTAAAAGTCCCATTGATGTGGTCCACGATTTTTCCCGTCACCAAGAGACTGAACTTCATTGTTTTCACATTGAAGTAAAAGTCCCCCCAGCCCAGGATCTTCTTGGCCTTTGGGGGTGTTTTTGCAGGAGATTTGGGTTTGGGAGCAGCTCGGTACAGATACTGATCCATGGCTTGGGAAAAGTTCTGTGGCCAACCATACGGGCCAAGTGAGCCATGAgcaggtgttttgtgtttggtgGCAATGATCTGTAGATCTTTGGACATATGTTTAACCTTCAATGTGGCTCCCACagcctcttctcttcctcctgcctCTTCCCTCCATTGTTGGTTGTGAAACTCGAAGGAATTGTCTGTTTCTTGAAcctgcagagggaaaaaacacaaatcaaagacTTAAACATTTTGCAGCATGAGTTTGTTCTGCCTCCACCTCTGTCCAAAAGATGTAAACAGAACTGTGATTCTCACTGAATTTCGAATTtgtacacaaaaaaatgtccattacattcaaacaatTGTCAAATGGGTTCACAAAAAGTGACACTCTCATGTATAGCGTTGTTTAGAACTTGTGTCAACCAACGACAATTATTAATTTTATGTCACGACTGACGGAGGCAACAATACCATTGTGCTGGCAAAGTAAGAACATCAAGacatcacaaaacaacaaaaatcaacaaaagtttCTCCTGGAGCGTCTACATGATATAACATTAAACTGTATATCCAGAAATGTACAGAACTTTACAGAACTTGACTCTGAATAATACAAGCCTTTATTGTGAACAGTTATGACCAGTGTGTGGATTATCCAGTTACATGACAGTGATATGTATCTATTTACTTTTCTATGCTGAAAATGCTGTAGCTAAACCATATCATCTGTGAAAAGGCTGCTAGTCATGTGGATGAGACCCACTGGACTTGTCTAAAAAGATTGAAGTGCAAAAAAAGATGACATTATTTTCTGACAGGTTTCTCTGGCAACACAGCACCTGAGTTTATATCACTCCACCTTGTTTTGAAGAGCTGTAGCATAGCAATATTTGCTCTGTACtatgaaaaatgacacaatagaTGAGAGGCAGACGAAGCCCTTCAGACAAGTTCAGACCACCTGGGCATCCACAAATGAAGGACAGTTTCACTGTAGGCATGTTACAAGGAGCCAGATAATCGATTCAGATAATTAGGCTTTGACGTGCCAGGTCCCTGGAATGAGAACAAATTGAAACGACTGTGATCAATACAGCAGGTCAGCTCCTCCAGGCAAGGACCACAGGAAggaacattcacacacacccacactctcAAACTCATATTTTCATGAACACTTTTTAATTTGGCTGTCCTCCATCATCCTCTTATTCCCTTGTTAAAACTCTCAATCCTCTTTCAAATTTGACCTTGGTAATGAATCGAATCCAAGAGCGTATTGATCAGTATGCtgagaagagagagtgagacacacaggcCTGAAAATGCACCAGATATAATTATATACTACaatgatacagtatatatcgTACAAAAAAAGGTTAAAGATATGTAAATGTTGAGCTTCCCTTCCCTGcaagttatgttttatttatagcaATTTAATCAAACTTTGGTAAATATcatgatcagcagtgctgtcgctaaatacaccagactcctctgttaaatattgagattttagacagtTCCCTGGTAATTTTTgaagattaacccacgtttttaggatttttaagtcttattaactgatctacagttcggcattgttcggcctgcagtctgacgacgtcacacatagtGTGGTGTCAACTTGcctggaacctcaccagagcaggtactaaaaaaagtaccaggtaccaggtactatcactagtggaaacacaaaataaccgtgccatgctgaggcgaggcgagtggAAACACATCATTAGGGAGAGAGCTGCTTAAAGCATCCACCCAAAGAATAACTATGCCCCATGATACCGTGCATGAATTGTGGGTGCGACTTCTGTCCTCCTGTCACTAAAGCAGAAGTGGTAATTAGACACTAATCACTGGTAGTGATTGTGACATTTAACATGTACCGGGAACACCCCCAGTTACACCTAAAAAGAATcagaattagtcatttttgcacGGACACCAAtaagtgatagtgaatttgcccgagtattaaacacacacaggtcggGCACAGAAGCAGTGAGCAGCACTTAGCACTTAACTTATTTCCAGTTTTGCCACTGGAAAGTACAGTTTCCTGCTGCTTCAACATCTGCTCAACAAGTTCCACCTATTACCATTTCTTCAGCAGTGCTTTCAGAAACAAGGTGGATACAATACTTTGAGTATAGCAGCACAGTTTGGTTTTTACAGCTGACACAGAGGAAACATCATCAAACATAAACATTGTTTATTCCACTTGTGAGAAAATATTAGTAAGTAGTTTATTATAAACTAAATGATCAATAATTAAACTGCTGTCATGTGGGTCTGTTATGTGTTTCAATTTAATATGGGTACAGTCTTAATCTATGTGGACAAAAATCACTGAGTTGCAGTTAACAACTGATTGGACCCAGTCCTCGGACTTTAGATTCTTAATTCAGTTGCTAAGAACACTTCCACAGATACAGTGTGAGGAACAGTTTTCTAGAGCAATGAGGCATGGGTTGCGGGAAAAGTTTCTGTACAGTTGTTTTTTGGAACTTTATGTCAAGTTACATCATAATGTGTCAGTGCCAGGTGGAGGTTTAGAATTATTCTCCCCCAGATTTCTGAATAAACAGCTCCCAGGATATCATTATTTCTCACCAACATGTAGGATTCATATCACCCCTAACCACCTCAGCCCTGTGTGCCAATCTCTACCTCCTCCTGGAACAAAGTGAGCTCCAGCTGTGCCTATTGTTACAAGCCTAAATCTCAAACTGTGGGCTGTTCTCACCTACTCTAATTGGAGCCTGCTGTGTGACAGCCGTGTCATTGGCTCTGTGTCAAGATGCCAGCACAGCGGCTGCAACTGAGCAACAGCAGTGGAGCGGATGCACGTACAACACCTGTGGGGAGGCACCTGGAGAGGAAAAAACGGAGAAACCTGAGAGCTGTAATTGCAGGCTGAGGACAGAGAACATTCTTGCCACCGGCTAAAAAAGACACTTAATGCGTCAGTTTTTCATACTTAGCTAAACCTAGAGATGGTGTGTCTTAATCCCCAGGGTGATAAAAGTTTTTAAACTGGCAAATCCTGAGCAATTGTTTGGTTCAAGTAGTAAAGCACAAAACTAGGATCCCTTGAGGTTTTACCTGAAAACTGCAGATGTTGCAGTCACCTGCTCATGTAGCACAGTCaagaaagacaaagataaaagagTAGATGAGCAGTTAATAAGTACTGGAATAAGGTACATTTTGAAAGACGGtatgtgttcatttttaaaaaatgttcaaaaaacgGGTTACAATGATTTCCTTGGTCATATAACCTTCAGAACACATAAAAGCTTAgttgctttgttttcctttcaaaaTATTGATGAAAAATTGAGAAATGGCTATTCATGAGCTGAActagtgtttgtgtatttccttTATCAGTATTAGAATGTGTGTTCTCTTGATTTGTTCTGTTGTATAATTTAACAACTGTAACTCTGGGTATGGTGAGCTGTCGAGGTCTTTCtcaaaaaagagatttaaaataatatttttgcatGAATTTCACCTTCCAAAAGAACATTCCACTCTGATCAAGCTGCAGGATGTGTCTGACTgtacaaaatcaaatcaaatcagaaaaaaacactccatTTCCTTCTTTAAATTTACCAGCATATATCAAGATGTGAGAGAACATCTAAAATCAATAAGAACCTAGAGTCAGGTGTGAACCCTGTGTCAGTGGCATTCTTACTGCAGTCAGAAGCGAGCTCATATAAACTGAAACTTGTCGCCTCTGAGTCTTGAGAAGATTTTTAAAACCATCACACCcttacacacagacatgaaatcAGCAGAAAAAGACTATTGTTGGGTTGTGcaacattgctgcaaaatgATGACCGAAATGGAGTGCACCTGCACAATTAGACATTGACATTTATTAAACTATAATTAAATTCACTTGCTATATGTACAATATACActcattataaataaatagtatCTCTGATAATCAATACCAATCAGCAGAAATGAACATCTAGCAGCGCCACAACAGCATCACCTTGTATTATTTAATGAGCAGACAACCTGAGGAGCAGTGCAGAGCAGAGCTGTTCACTAACGTTACTCACCACTGAAGGGAGAAGCCACAGACAGCTGATGGCAAAGTTCAAACAGAGTGTCTTCATTTTGCAGCAGCCGCAGCAACGCATCCCCATCCAGAGGCAATGACCTGCCTTAGTGAACAAGTGTTGATTTACTGAGGCAAAAGCAAACAGTCACTTCAAAAGtggagagaagacaagacaCTGAAATACCCAAGACCTGGAGTGAATCCAACTCTGTGCTTCCTCTGCCTCCTATACCagatctctctctccccccctcctctctctttctctctctctctcaccatgtatcttcctctctcctcccaaaacacaaacacaaaggtcTGTGTAGCTGCCAAACTCATTCCGAAAATGTGGTTGTACGACATTAGGACCGCATGATGACTCCTGTTTCTAAACAACCCAGTTTATAGCAGGGAAGAAGTAAAAAGACGAGTACTGACACACAGAAATACGCTCACTTACGctcacttaaaggtccagtgtgtaagaattattgACCACCAtaaaagattcaagattctttattgtcatggcACCATGTAACAACGGACATCATTACTAGCAATAAAATGCTTTATGCTACATGTCAGCTCAACTTTGCActaaacaaagtaaagtaaaatacaacataAGATCAAATAAGATAGGAGACAATAGAACTTGCTGTGTGCAGGATATGCAGCATGACAGAAGTGGTTCCAGCCTCCATGTTGCACTGCAACAGCCTTTTGTCTTGTCCTAAAATTGAATAAGTAATGCTCTGCGTCTGGGCAGCAGCCTCCTCGTGGGCCTTGGTGGTACTGCAGATGGGCCACAGAGTGGTTTGTAAAAAAATCTCCCATTTCATTAGTTAATTGAACATGTATTCCTTTCGTTCTAGGGAAGGGAAACAAATCATGTAAAAGTATTATTCGAAAGCTATGGAAACCTGACAATTATTACAGTATACTCAACTCAACTTTCTGCAAATAAACCCCCTTAATGTTATACAATCatgctctctttttctctctctccctctctccgctCATTTACACCACCTGACCGGCCCTTGTTATGACTCATCATCTCGGGGAAATGTGCTCAGAGACAGGCACAGTTTGACAGCCCGCCCCGCTGTCCCCGCATACTTTAACAACAGGGAGGCTGACAAAATGACAAGTGCTCTCTCCAGGAAATGTAAAAATCCCTGACAAGTCTGGTGAGATTCTTCCTCTGCCTCAGTCTATCAGTGCAGAGTCAAGCCAACAAATGACTGCATGTACTCCCCAACAAGTCATCTGACATAGAAACGTCATGAGAACTGGAGTGAAAACAGATTCAAGGCTCCAACACTGAGCTTATTAACATAGGCTACATGTGCTATAATTGTGGAGTCCTAGGTTTTCATGTGTCTTCATATTAAAGCTTACCAATGctgtgaaatatttatattacaaGACAGACCATCATTAAATCTTAACAGGTGTCGGAGCTTCTCAAACTGCAAGGTTTGAGCccttgaaaatgtcagaaaatcttcTATGGTCTATGTCCAGATTTGTACATTAACAAGAATGTGATGCAACATTACAGTAAATAGTCATTaatgacattacattttattaccAATGAATAATAATCACCAGTAATCATAACGTGAAAATAATTTGTACTACCATGTCGATCAAAACAGAgatgttttttccccttccctGGAACAAAGAGAATACATGTTCAATGAATTAGTGAATGTTTACAGCCCACTCTGAGGCCCGTCTGCAGTACCACCAAGGACCACCAGGAGGCTCATTACttattacagtttttctcaattGCTAAAACACTAAACCCTATTGTCTGAACCAAATGCTCAGTTGCCTGAACCCACTGATTGAATCAATCACTCTTTAGACACAACTtgccaacacattttcattgtgattcACCCGTGCTGCATCATGGTGAGCACAGGTGacaaaagtcaaacacaatTAAAGCACAGGTGTCTTGaacacaacaactcaaaattgATCACACTTGTGGCTAATGATGTGAGGGAACATATAAGCTAGTCCAGAGAGCACTGGTTTGTGAGGCCCTATGATGGATAGAAATTTgagaggaagagtttgtgtgagaggaGGTCGAGGTGGTCAGTGAAGACAAAGAACAGTAATATCTGATGAAATCAGAGCTACTGTGATTGACCATGTTCTTGTCCATGGTATGAGCATGAGGGAGGCCAGACAAAGGGTACAACCGAACATCAGTAGATTCACTGTAATGTCCACCATAATCTAGAGAAGACAACACGTAATTCATATATCTTCCACTCGGTGGAAGATATATGAATATTACACGTACCTGTGCTACGTGTAAATGCACAAGATTTCAGTCTTTTTGTACAAGTGCTAAATgcacaggttttttgttttgcaacatgcATTTAGCCTATAGtgaacaataaacatttattgtcaTGTCCTGAGCATTGTTTTCTATTCTATTGTTTTCATAGTTCAGTTTTGAGCACAGATTGAATTGTTTTGAGGTGaaagtttggttttgcaagaagagtctgaggttttgtgaatgtagcttgaaaattgggttttgtgttcacagtttaTAGAAAAGGAGAGCAACTTTCAAGAAATGGGTCTTAGCAATcgagaaaaactgtaaacatgAGGACAAGACAAAAGGCTGTTCAATTAGGGTCATGTCATTAATATGGCAGGTAATTTTACTTTTGCAACCAATGGCATCatcaattatttttctttttaatttcacttcCAGACTCCTGTGAGTGTGGAAGATGTCACTTCTCTACATAAAGTACCTCATAATAATGACTACGGGgttcatatatacatgtgtgtatcaCTCAAATTTGGTAAGAtgattacaaacacattttcctatCGGTGGAAAAGGGTTAGAAGAGATATATCAACCTTTTCTTGGTAATTTGTCACCTTTTAGGCAGTATTAGGCACATTTTACAGTAATTTCGCGTGGAAGCATACGCAGAGAATGTTGAGGGGGACTACTATCTTGataaaaacactttaacttTGGAATATCTGTCCATGCGATGTCGAAGCTgcgatatttaaaaaaagaataaacacacaacTTTATAAGACACGAATGTACTTTCTGCCACGATTATGAAGTGGTCGCTAAATTCAAAAGTGAAGAAATATTCTGgctaaaactgaaaatattacatattaattAACACAAGATTGGAAAAGCTAGTTTTCAACTTCAGTCCCTTGGCAGACCAATGCCACTCATATAACACAACGcaatacaacaataacagcaaGATTAAAGTGGTGAATAATAAGCGACCATGTCCAACAATTACCAAGATGTTAAAGTGCTAAGTGCAAACGTTCATTAGTGAGAGTAAAGTATGTAACCGTATAAACGTGTTTAAAGCGATTGAATTGCCTACATAAGGCTGCCCTAAACACGTTGAGGGGATAACTATCTTGACTAACACTTCCTCTCTGGCGTGCCCGCGCATGTGCTGTTCAAGCTGCGAGTCGGAGACTTATAAAATTAACTTTAAGACACGAAAGTAGGTTTGTGCTGCCATAACTTGAAACATTTCACTCGTCATTGAAGAGTCCAAACATGTTTtgacaaaaactaaaaaggGAAGACCTTTTGTAGTCATAAAGCGAGTCTTCATGGAAAGAGGCGTGGTAATGGTTGCACTTATCCCACAATGCATAGCGCTGACTTGGTAGTATGTTGCTAAACGCTGTATTTATGTAAGAAACACTGCGCTTTGGTTCGGCCACCTCACGGCTTCTTATAAACTGTGCTTATTCTTCGCATAAATCCAAAGCAATGTAATGCAATGTGTGTGTTGGAAAAGTGAACCTTGAGTGAGAAAGGTGTGACGGAGAATCAGGTCGGCCACTGTGAACGTTTTAGCTTCAGATCACTCTTGTTTCTCTTCAAATCGTATAaatctttcgccttttactaaagatttCCGTGGAGAGGAACAATAAGAGTATAACTCAATTTTTTGATGCCCTGCGCAAGTGGGGCTTTCTTATGATTGTTGAAATATAATACTTATGCAACACAACGTGACTGATGTGTACGTCATCCTATGCAATGTAGCAAAAGAGCTACAGTGTTGAAATGGCGTACGGCGTTTAAGTAATTTCTACTcgaaaactttatttatctcttTGTTACaagaaaacatcttcatcaaacTTATAATTGAACGAAGAATCGCTGCAAACATACTACCAAATATAGTAGTCATAATATGAAAGTTTACATAAAATAGCGTCATCTGACGCCCTTCCTTCTTTCACATAATGAAATGTATGATCCTAGTCTGTCCTCGCACGTGATTGGCCGCATGGTGTGCTCGTCATGCTAGAAGGCTGAAGATTCGGCTCTTAAGTTTACAACATTACACCAAcagtgcatttattttcttgtgaaaAGAGTGTTTATGCTTCGCATGAATCCAAAACaatataatgcaaaaaaaagtttgaattgTGAACCGTGAGTGAGAAACGTGTGACGGAGAATCAAGTGGGCCACAGTAACGGTCTGTAATTCAGATCACTCTTGTTTCTCTTCAGAGCGTACAaatctttcgccttttactaaagatttCCGTGGAGAGGAACAATAAGAGTATAACTCAATTTTTTGATGCCCTGCGCAAGTGGGGCTGTCTATGCTTGTAAACAGTAATACATTTCGTATTATTTATTAGTCCTCTGATAGACTGATTCTGATGGAAAATGCAGATCATCCACTTGAAATGTTCTTTAACATTAcatatttgttatattattttacttgtACTAGCATGTAGTCCTAATATGTTGCTCCACAAGTCACAACGAATTGAATTTGATGTTTGTCAACGTTGTTATGACTCTGAATTTCTATAgtgtattgtatgtttttattcaattattttgaaGTTCCCTGTGAGTGACAACACTCTCCCATAACATAAGCGATCATTCCAAAATCATACTGTTTCTGTGGATTCatcagaagtcagaaatgatTTGATAAAACTGAGCCTtgtaaaatccatccatccattttctaacgctttattttaattcatgtcATACACTACACACTCTTTTGCAGTACTCGTCCCTGACCACAAGGAGGTGCAGAAGTCAAACAACATTCTCAGTTGATTTCTGTCTCAATGAGTgtgatatatatgtaaacatttaaataacataatcatctaagtttgtgtgtgtgtatatggacTGGtatattaactggatatgttctggcataaacactggttATGATTAAGTTTAAGGACAATGCTATGTcaaggctgtccaaatgaacgcagtcaatgcagtgtcctgagaattATCGCTGCAATCCAACCTTCCAATCCTCAATTCACAGGAGGTGCAatatctatacacatcttattctacagaccaAATCTGACAAACAAACCTTTGCTTCTCACAGAtctacacaaatatcacacagtgatcatttgaatgaaaattagactaaagatgtaaaaatgaccatttctTCTGATATTGCTAATCATATCACAATcccaattcctgtcaaaatagtagtaattagatatttattcaaaatcgttcagtgctagtatatttaatataaatatactttATAGAAACTCCCATTAAAAGAAGTTCCTTGACCCATTTCAAAAAGTTTCACACTGTTTTTTGTGAACTTCaggtttaatatttaaaaccTTTATAAATCCCACTTTCAGCCAATAATTAGTGCAAACATCTGTCAAAGTATCAAAGTAGTTttgttagtattttttttatatgtgtatatatacatatacatgtattatatacatatatgtgtatatatgtatatgtatatatacacacacatatacatatatatatataaaaaaaaatactaacaGCCTCTATGTATACTAggaataataatatttattattattaaggacTGAGAGCAAATAAACAAGTTATTAATAATTTAGGTTAAGATCATTATAACTTAAATTATGTTAAAGTAATACCATTAAACATACACATAGATCCTTTTTAAATAAGCATGAAGCATGCATACAGTAGTAGACTGCACTACTGTACAGTCTACAGACAGTCCCATAAAACACTGACCATTTGCAGTTCTGAGCTACTCACAACAAAGCTAATACATCACTCATCGTCTCTTTCCAACATAGAAACTAGTTTCACGTCTAATCTCCCTCCTTTCTCGTGCTTCACTTTGTATCAAAGGCACAAACAGTGAAGGACAGTttaagtgtttacatgcagaaAACTGCTGTCAAATCTGGACGTTgaagaagagcaaaaaaaaggtgGTGACACCAGTTTGTGCTGATGTGTGCGGCAGACGTTGTCCCTGTCACATCGTCATGGCCTTTATGTCACAGTGATCTCCTGCAGCAGATCTGCGGGGAAGTAGCCCAGTTTGCGTCCAGTGCTGACCTTCAAGTAGCCGCCCTTCTCATCTCCTTTCTTCACCACAATCTGAAACACAGTGTCATCAGTCACACACTCTCTACAATAACATGCACCATTGAACATGAGGGTATTTGGGTGCTTTGGTTCAGCATTTAACAGTGGGCCTGACAAAAGGCAAGAGGCCAGTGGAGtcataaagaaaaaagattgagaCATTTTTAGCATAAACATAAAGCTGGAATGCataacttttgttgttgctgttgttattattttgccgctgtttggtctttgagtcaagtacattttatttatatagccgaacatcacaaacacaattagcCTTGAAGGGCTTTAtagtctgtacagcaagtgacacacactatccttagaccctcacctCAAGTGAGGAAAAACCCTTGTACAGggggaaaaatgggagaaacctcaggaagagccacagaggagggatcctCTTCCAGGACGGACAGACATGCAGAAGGTGCGTATGTACATAAGCAATTTCAGcagattataaaataaattatgtaAGACTCTGTGAACAGCACTATCAGCACTAACAGCAGAGCAGGGACATAAGCGCTATCCAGCTGTTTGACCCTAGAAgcaaatttcaaataaaaaagctACAGTATTTGTACAACATGAGCTCAGAAAACTGTTGAATTTCAGTTTAATGTACACATACTTGCAC includes:
- the LOC122777801 gene encoding neurexophilin-4-like, which codes for MGMRCCGCCKMKTLCLNFAISCLWLLPSVVQETDNSFEFHNQQWREEAGGREEAVGATLKVKHMSKDLQIIATKHKTPAHGSLGPYGWPQNFSQAMDQYLYRAAPKPKSPAKTPPKAKKILGWGDFYFNVKTMKFSLLVTGKIVDHINGTFSVYFRHNSSRLGNISVSIVPPSKAVAWEVLHPAAQSVHTKTSVLVPHVLPHFQSPPHSTSSTPPDQQKQQQDTMMVTELNCRIEYQRTNRSKKTKPCLYNPGETCYSENTQSQAAWICAKPFKVICIFIAFTGTDYRLVQKICPDHNFQMEQNQQQHFG